The proteins below are encoded in one region of Paenisporosarcina cavernae:
- a CDS encoding nuclease-related domain-containing protein, with the protein MIILIQKTRSKNNYFLKLEALARRLPPTHKSYKLVQTKLAQLEAGEWGEESVAMNLARFTPDFPINLFHDILLKSYSFFQIDHLILTKHYALIIESKNLKFQIEITRNPDQLIQYDELGNSKVMDSPLQQLEKNCEWMRGWLLNKGIDLPVFGIFAVSNVNCKIVTKQEEPTIVRASFLQKKILELPRSTEFIDENTLAKLKKSILNEHMEFDQHNFLKNFDVDVKELLPGMWCDVCKKLTVSKIGFKFMCTCGNENPSSFMQAVNDYFLLMKNEMSNKECRTFLKIESAKVTYRKLQQSGLQIQGRGRNTLYLNKRSPAKN; encoded by the coding sequence GTGATAATTCTGATTCAGAAAACTCGATCAAAAAATAATTATTTTTTAAAATTGGAAGCACTAGCAAGGCGTCTTCCTCCTACCCACAAATCATACAAACTCGTTCAAACAAAACTCGCTCAGCTAGAAGCAGGAGAATGGGGCGAAGAAAGTGTCGCCATGAATTTAGCTCGATTTACTCCGGATTTTCCGATCAATCTCTTCCATGACATCCTTCTAAAATCGTATTCCTTCTTTCAAATTGATCATCTAATTCTTACTAAACATTACGCGTTAATAATTGAATCGAAAAATTTAAAATTCCAGATTGAAATTACTCGTAACCCAGATCAGTTAATTCAATATGATGAACTTGGCAACTCGAAGGTTATGGATTCACCTCTGCAGCAACTAGAGAAAAATTGCGAGTGGATGAGAGGGTGGCTTTTAAATAAAGGAATTGACCTACCTGTTTTCGGAATTTTTGCTGTATCGAATGTTAATTGTAAAATTGTGACTAAGCAGGAAGAGCCGACGATTGTAAGAGCAAGTTTTCTTCAAAAGAAGATTTTGGAGCTTCCGCGTTCAACGGAATTCATTGATGAAAATACATTAGCTAAATTGAAAAAAAGTATTTTAAACGAACATATGGAGTTCGACCAACATAATTTTTTGAAAAATTTTGATGTCGATGTAAAAGAACTGCTTCCTGGAATGTGGTGCGATGTCTGTAAAAAATTAACTGTTTCAAAAATTGGATTCAAATTTATGTGTACATGTGGCAATGAAAATCCATCCTCTTTTATGCAAGCAGTAAATGATTATTTCTTATTGATGAAAAATGAGATGAGCAACAAAGAATGCAGAACATTTTTAAAGATCGAAAGCGCGAAAGTCACGTATCGAAAACTTCAACAATCTGGTTTGCAAATACAAGGTCGTGGACGAAATACATTGTATTTAAATAAAAGATCTCCTGCAAAAAATTAA